Genomic DNA from Candidatus Binatia bacterium:
GGTTGCCCGTTGGACGAGTTGGGGGCGGCGCTACGCCGATCCCACTCGTTATAAGGCGTATGAAGCGATCGTCCGCGAGGCAGCCGAGCGCCACCAGGTGGATGTTGCCCTGGTGAAAGCGGTGATTCGTGCCGAGTCGGACTTTGTGCCTGACGCCGTGTCGCCGAAAGGTGCTCTCGGCCTCATGCAGTTGATGCCCGCGACGGCTCGACGTCACGGCGTGTTCCGTGTGTTCGATCCGCGTGAAAATATCGATGGCGGAGTGCGGCACCTGCGTTATCTTCTCGATCGCTTTAACGGTAACTTGCGCCTGGCGTTGGCGGCCTATAATGCCGGCGAGGCAGCCGTGGATCGCCACGGCGGTATCCCACCTTATCCCGAGACTTGGGAATATGTGGCACGTGTGTTGAGTTTTCG
This window encodes:
- a CDS encoding lytic transglycosylase domain-containing protein, producing the protein MTTIVSLSSVPDMQVLRSRRSWFLLVVGLAVGSPALADIYVYRDSRGVLHFSNAPAEPRFRFYRSEKDTWRVARWTSWGRRYADPTRYKAYEAIVREAAERHQVDVALVKAVIRAESDFVPDAVSPKGALGLMQLMPATARRHGVFRVFDPRENIDGGVRHLRYLLDRFNGNLRLALAAYNAGEAAVDRHGGIPPYPETWEYVARVLSFRDRYLQDKYAQRN